The Candidatus Bathyanammoxibius amoris genome includes a window with the following:
- a CDS encoding PTS sugar transporter subunit IIA yields MKLTDFLVEEAVIYELKLRDKKNAIAEMVEALTRSHKIPTKEVDGVLTALMKREQLGSTGIGGGVAVPHTKHRCISRLVVTVARSEEGLDFDALDGEPVHLVFLLLSPNETAGAHLQALERIATLIRDSDFRRFMTTASDKEEMIEILKEVDSHPTRSLT; encoded by the coding sequence ATGAAGCTGACAGACTTCCTTGTCGAGGAAGCAGTAATATATGAATTAAAGCTCAGAGACAAAAAAAATGCTATAGCGGAAATGGTTGAAGCCCTTACTCGGTCTCACAAGATTCCTACCAAAGAAGTGGATGGTGTCTTAACTGCCCTTATGAAAAGGGAGCAGTTAGGCAGTACCGGAATAGGTGGTGGAGTAGCAGTACCTCACACGAAACACAGGTGTATCTCCAGGCTGGTGGTAACGGTTGCGCGTTCTGAAGAAGGGCTGGATTTTGATGCCCTGGATGGAGAGCCTGTACACCTTGTCTTTCTTCTTTTGTCCCCCAACGAAACCGCTGGCGCACACCTGCAAGCCCTCGAAAGAATCGCCACACTGATAAGGGACAGCGATTTCAGACGCTTTATGACCACGGCTTCAGACAAAGAAGAAATGATAGAAATACTCAAAGAGGTAGACAGTCACCCCACCAGAAGCTTGACCTAA